From the genome of Streptomyces xanthophaeus:
CCTGGGAGGCGCACAGTCCGGCCGCCCCCACCTCCAGGACCTCGCGGAACCGCAGGACGTCCTCGATGTCCACCCCCGCGACGCGCCGGCGCAGCTCCTCCTCGGCGCCGCCGGCCGGGGTGTCGGGCCGGGGCAGCACGAACGTTCCGCCGTACCGGCCGCGCCGGGCCTCCACGAGCCCCTGGTCCTGCAGCACCTTCAGCACCTCGCGCAGGGTCACCCGGCTGATCCCCATGCGTTCCGCCAGTTCGCGCTCGGGCGGCAGCCGTTCGCCGCCCGGCACCAGACCCAGCCGGACCACCTGCAGGATCTGCTCCAGCGCCTCCTCGAAACCGTTGCCCGCCCGCACCTGCCGCAGCACGGGATTCAGTCGTGCGGTGGCGCCGCCTTCGCTCGCCGTATCGGTCATCTCGGCTCCTCCCCTTCCCAAGCAATGGTTCTATTCAATACCTTAGGCCTCCTCGGCTCACCGAAGGAGAGATTCCAGTGGTAGACCGCAAGCCGCCGCTCGCGCCCGAGGAGCTCCGCTCCCTCGTCGCCAGTGGTGAGATCGACACAGTCGTCCTGGCCTTCCCCGACATGCAGGGGCGGCTCCAGGGCAAGCGGTTCGCCGCACAGTTCTTCCTCGACGAGGTCCTCGAGCACGGTACCGAGGGCTGCAACTACCTCCTCGCCGTCGATACCGACATGAACACGGTCGACGGTTACGAGATGTCCTCCTGGGACCGGGGCTACGGCGACTTCGCCATGCACCCCGACCTCGCCACCCTGCGCCGCATCCCGTGGAACCCCGGCAGCGCCTTCCTGCTCGCCGACCTCGCCTGGAACGACGGCTCGCCCGTCGTCGCCGCCCCCCGGCAGATCCTGCGCCGCCAGCTGGAGCGCCTCGCCGAGGCCGGCTACACCGCGATGGTCGGCACCGAGCTGGAGTTCATGGTCTTCCAGGACACCTACGAGCAGGCCTGGAACTCCGGCTACCGGGGCCTGACCCCGGCCAACCAGTACAACATCGACTACTCCGTCCTCGGGACCGGCCGCATCGAACCCCTGCTGCGCCGGATCCGCAACGAGATGCAGGCCGCGGGCCTGATCGTCGAGTCGGCCAAGGGGGAGTGCAACCTCGGCCAGCACGAGATCGCCTTCCGCTACGACGAGGCGCTCACCACCTGCGACCAGCACTCCGTCTACAAGACCGGAGCCAAGGAGATCGCCTCCCAGGAAGGTGTCTCGCTCACCTTCATGGCCAAGTTCGACGAGCGCGAGGGCAACTCCTGTCACATCCACCTCTCGCTGGCCGACGCCGACGGGCACAACGCGATGGCCGGGGACGGCCCAGGCGGAATGTCACCGGTGATGCGGCACTTCCTGGCCGGCCAGCTGGCCGCGCTGCGCGACTTCTCCCTTCTCTACGCCCCCAACATCAATTCGTACAAGCGTTTCCGGCCGGGATCCTTCGCGCCGACCGCCGTCGCCTGGGGCGTGGACAACCGGACCTGCGCACTCCGGGTCGTCGGCCACGGCCGCTCCATGCGCTTCGAGAACCGCCTCCCCGGCGGTGACGTCAACCCGTATCTCGCCGTCGCCGGCCTGGTCGCGGCCGGGCTCTACGGCATCGAGAACCGCCTGGAGCTCCCCGAGGCCTGCGGCGGGAACGCCTACACCGCCGACTACGCACACGTCCCCGCCACCCTGCGCGAGGCCGCCGAGCTCTGGGAGAACAGCGAGATCGCCAAGGCCGCCTTCGGCCCCGAAGTGGTCGCGCACTACCGGAACATGGCCCGCGTGGAACTCGACGCCTACGACTCCGCGGTGACCGACTGGGAGCTGCGCCGCTCCTTCGAACGCCTGTAGCCACCGCACGCCACCGAACGAAACTGTGAGGCACCACGTGTCCGATGCGCTGGAAGTGTTGAATCCGGCCACCGAGGAAACCGTCGCCGTCGTCCCGGCCGCCACACGGGACGACGTCGACGCCGCCGTCACCCGGGCCGCCGCGGCCCAGCGCGCCTGGGCCGCGGCCGCCCCCGCCGACCGGGCCCGGCTGCTGCGCCGCTTCGCCGCGGTCGTCGACGGCCACATCGAGGAACTGGCCCGGCTGGAGGTCCGCGAAGCCGGCCACACCATCGGCAACGCCCGCTGGGAAGCGGGCAACGTACGCGACCTCCTCGACTTCGCCGCCGGGGGAGTGGAACGGCTCTCCGGCCGCCAGATCCCCGTCGCCGGCGGCATCGACATCACCTTCCTCGAACCCCTCGGCGTCATCGGCGTGATCGCCCCGTGGAACTTCCCCATGCCGATCGCCGCCTGGGGCCTGGCCCCGGCCCTCGCCGCCGGCAACGCCGTCATCCTCAAGCCCGCCGAGACCACCCCGCTGACCGCCCTGCGCCTCGCCGAACTCGCCCTCGAAGCCGGGATCCCCGAGCACCTCTTCCAGGTGCTCCCCGGCCGCGGGGACGTCGCCGGCGACGCACTCGTCGAACACCCCGGCGTCGCGAAGATCGTCTTCACCGGGTCCACCCGCGTCGGCAAGCAGATCATGGCCAAGTGCGCCGACCGGGTGAAGCGCGTCACCCTCGAACTCGGCGGCAAGAGCCCCAACATCGTCTTCGCCGACGCCGACCTCGAAGCAGCGGCGGCCGCCGCCCCCATGGCCTTCCTCGACAACACCGGCCAGGACTGCTGCGCCCGCACCCGCATCCTCGTACAGCGCTCCGCCTACGACCGCTTCCTGGAGCTCGTCGCCCCCGGCATCGCGGCCGTGACCGTCGGCGACCCGCTCGACGAGAAGACCCAGATGGGCCCGCTGATCTCCCGGACCCAGCTGGACCGCGTACGGTCCTTCGTCACCGACGACCTCACCGCCATCCGCGGCACCGCCCCCGAAGGCCCCGGCTTCTGGTACCCGCCCACCCTCGTCACGGACGTCGCCCCCACCGCGCCCGTGGCCGCCGAGGAGGTCTTCGGACCGGTCGCCGTCGTCCTGCCCTTCGAGGACGAGGAGGACGCCGTACGCCTGGCCAACGCGACCGAGTACGGCCTCTCCGGCTCCCTCTGGACCCGCGACGTCGGGCGCGCGCTGCGCGTCTCGCGCGCCGTCGCCGCCGGCAACCTGTCCGTCAACTCCCACAGCAGCGTCCGCTACTGGACCCCCTTCGGCGGCTACAAGCAGTCCGGGCTCGGCCGCGAGCTCGGACCCGACGCCCTCACCGCTTTCACCGAGACCAAGAACGTCTTCATCAGCACGGAGGCCTGAAGCACATGTCCAACGAAGAGATCATCTGCCGCCGCCTGGTCGGCCGTACCGCCGTCATCACCGGAGCCGGCAGCGGCATCGGCCTGGCCACCGCCCGCCGCCTGGCCTCCGAGGGCGCCAACGTCGTCTGCGCCGACATCGACGAGACGGCGGGCAAGGCCGCGGCCGAAGAGGTCGGCGGTCTGTTCGTCAAGGTCGACGTCACCAGCCCCGAGGAGGTCGAGGCGCTCTTCAAGGCCGCCTTCGACACCTACGGCTCCGTGGACATCGCCTTCAACAACGCGGGCATCTCGCCCCCGGACGACGACTCCATCCTGACCACCGGCCTGGAGGCCTGGAAGCGCGTCCAGGACGTCAACCTCACCTCCGTCTACCTGTGCTGCAAGGCCGCCCTGCCCTACATGCAGCGACAGGGCCGCGGCTCCATCATCAACACCGCCTCCTTCGTCGCCATCATGGGCGCCGCCACCTCCCAGATCTCCTACACCGCCTCCAAGGGCGGCGTCCTGGCCATGTCCCGCGAGCTCGGCGTGCAGTTCGCCCGCGAGGGCATCCGCGTCAACGCCCTGTGCCCGGGGCCCGTGAACACCCCCCTGCTGCAGGAACTGTTCGCCAAGGACCCCGAGCGCGCCGCCCGCCGCCTCGTCCACATCCCGCTGGGCCGCTTCGCCGAGCCCACCGAGATCGCCGCCGCCGTCGCCTTCCTCGCCAGCGACGACTCCTCCTTCATCAACGCCACCGACTTCCTCGTCGACGGCGGTATCTCCGGCGCCTACGTGACCCCGCTGTAGGCCCACCGCACCCCATCGCACCGCACCCCGGCCGGCCGGGCACCACAAGGTGCCCGGCCGGTCCCTCAGGGCTGTCCCGACCCTCGAAGGAGCAGCATGCAGAGAAAATGGGCAGCCCCCCTCGCCCTCGCCGCGGTCACCGGATCCGGCCTCCTGGCGGCCCCGCCGGCCCAGGCCGCGCACACCCCATGTCCCAAGGTCACCGTCGGCTCCGGCTGGTACGGGGACAACCAGGCCCGCCTCCAGCAGCTCATCGACCGGTACGGCAGCTGCAGCCCGTACCGGCCGAACCGCGCCAAGCCCGTCGCCGTCTTCGACTGGGACAACACCGTCGTCAAGAACGACGTCGGCGACGCCACCATGTTCTGGCTCCTGCGCAACGGCCGGATCCGCCAGCCCGCCGCAGGCGACTGGTCCACCACCAGCCGCCACCTCACCCCCGCCGCCACCGAGGCCCTGACCGACGCCTGCGGCGCCCTCGCCCGCCCCGGCGCCCCTCTGCCCACCGGAACCCCCGCCGGAGCCGGCTGCGCCGACGAGATCAACGCCGTCTACGGCACCGCCGCGACCCGCGCCGGCGCCCCCGCCTTCACCGGCTGGGACCGCCGCACCACCGAACCCTCCTACGCCTGGCTCCCCCAGCTGATGCAGGGCTGGACCGCACGCGAGATCCGAGGCTTCGCCGCCGCCGCCCGCACCGAGAACCTCGCCGCGCCCGTCGGCGCCACGCAGCGGGTCGGCACCACGACCACCGCCACCGGCTGGGTCCGCTACTACGACCAGCAGAAAGACCTGATCAAGGGTCTGCAGAAGGCCGGCTTCGACGTGTGGATCAGCTCGGCCTCCCCGCAGCCCGTGGTCGAGGTCTGGGCCCAGGGCACCGGCATCGAGGCCGACCACGTCATAGGCATCCGCAACACCACCACGTACGGCGGGAAGTTCACCGCCCACCTCCAGGGCTGCGGAACCGTCCGGGACGGCGCCGACACGATGATCACCTACATCGACGGCAAGCGCTGCTGGATCAACAAGGAGGTCTTCGGCGTACGCGGCGCGGCCGCCGAGAAGGTCCAGCCCGCCGCCCGACGCCAGGTGTTCGCCGCCGGCGACTCCGACACCGACATCTCGTTCCTGCGCGACGCCACCGCCCTGCGGCTGGTCGTGAACCGCAACAAGAACGAGCTGATGTGCCGGGCGTACGACAACAGCGACGGCCGCTGGATCGTCAACCCCATGTTCATCGAACCCAAGAAGCGCAAGGCCGACCCCTACCCGTGCGCGACGACCGGCTACGTCGACCACGACGGCACCAAGGGACCGGTCCTGCGGGGCGACCGGAGCGTCGTCCCCGACCAGACGGACTCCGTGTACTAGACGACCGGGGGAGCGGGCGAGCGGGCGAGCAGGCCCACGAGGCTCGGCAGGCGATGGCTGTCACCCCGCCTGGGTAACATCCGAATTCAAGTGGCAGTCATTACTTGGAGGGGTGTCCGGATGTGGGAGCTCGCGCGCTCGTGGGTCGAGGGTTGGACCGTCTCGCGGCGGGTGCCGAAGCCGGTGGACACGCCGTGGGGACTGAGCGTCCGGGTCGGGCTGCCCACCCAGACCGTCCGGCACGTCCTGCTCGACGCCGATGCCGCGGCCGCACGCGGTCTCGTCGGGGGGATCACCGAACCGGCCACCTGGATCAAGGCCTTCGTGGCACCCGACGTCATGGAGCCGTGGTTCCCGCCCGAGTGGGAGCCGACCGATCCCGGCTTCCTGATGGCCGTCGATCTGCGTCCGTCCGTCGTGCGCCCGCCTGACGGCTACACCGTCACCACCGGGACCGCCGACGGTGTCGTCGGCGTACGCGTCCTGACCGCCGGCGGGGAGCTCGCCGCGCGCGGCCGGATCGGGCTGGCCGGCGCCGCCTGCGTCTTCGACCAGATCATCACCGAGGAGGCCCACCAGCGCCGCGGCCTCGGGACGGTGGTGATGGGCGCACTCACCGGCGCGGCCGTCGAGAACGGTGCGGCCACCGGCATCCTGGGCGCGACCGTCCAGGGCCGGGCGCTCTACGAAACGCTCGACTGGAAGGTGCTCGCACCGCTGACCGGCTTCGTCCACAAGCCCGTCACCCGTATCTAGCCCGTACCCGTTCCGTATCTAGAGGAAGGTCCGCCCCTCACCCCGGTAGGTCGGCACGCTGCCGGTGACCCGATCGCCCTCGACCAGGTGCAAGGTGTCGAACCGCTCGCACAGTTCGCCCGCCTTCGCGTGCCGGAACCAGACCCGGTCGCCGATCAGCAGATCATCGGCCGGGCTCCCGAGCAGCGGGGTCTGCACCTCGCCCGCGCCCTCCTGGGGGTCGTAGCGCAGCCCCTGCGGCAGGTACGGGACCGGCAGCCGGTCCGCCCCGGCCGCACCGGAGGCCGGATAGCCGCCCCCGAGCACCGTCACCACGCCCACCCCGGGCCTGCGCACCACGGGCTGGGCGAACAGGGCCGCCGGACGCCCGCTGAACGACGTGTAGTTGTCGAACAGCCGGGGCATGTACAGGCCCGAACCCGCGGCTATCTCGGTCACCGCGTCCTCGGCGGCCGTCTGCTGCACGCTGCCGGTACCGCCGCCGTTGACGAACTCCAGATCCGGTACGACGGCCCGCACGGCCCGCACCACCTCGGCCCGTCGCGCCGCCAGCTCCCTGCGGGCCGCGCCCTGCATCAGCCGGATCGTCCGGGAGCGCAGCGGGCGACCCGCCAGCGAGTCCCCGACCCCCGCGACGTGCCCCTCGTACGCCATCAGCCCCACGACCCGGAACCCGGGCCGGTCGGCCACCACCCGGGCCAGCCCGGCCAGCTGCTCGGGCTCGCGCAGCGGGGAGCGGCGGGCCCCGATCCGTACCCGACCGCCGAGCAGTTGCAGGGACGTGTCCAGCTCCAGACAGACCCGGACCTCCTCGGCGCCGCCGTCCCGGGCGGCGTCGATCAGGTCCAGCTGCGCGAGGTCGTCCACCATCACCGTGACGGCGCCGGCCAGTTTGGCGTCGCCCGCCAGCTCGCCGAAGCCGGCCCGGTCGGCGGAGGGATAGGCGAGGAGCACGTCCTCGAACCCGGACCGGGCCAGCCAGAGCGATTCGGCGAGGGTGTACGACATGATCCCGGCGAACCCGGGGCGGGCGAGGACCCGTTCCAGCAGCGCACGGCACCGGACCGACTTGCTCGCGACCCGGACCGGCTTGCCGGCGGCGCGGCGGACGAGATCGTCGGCGTTGGCGTCGAAGGCGTCGAGATCCACGATGGCCAGCGGCGCGTCCAGGTGCGCGGTCGCCCGGTCGTACCGGGCGCGGTCGGTGGCGGGGGAATTCATGGGCGGCAGCTTGCCAGAGGTCTCTACCGGTGGGTAGTGCCCCGCGCCTCGGGCGCCGACGGGCCGGGGTGGTGCGGCCGGCTGCCCGGTCGCGGCTCGACGACCGGGGCTCCGCCCCGGATCCCGTGCTCGAACGCCGGCGGGGCCGGATCGGTGCGGCGGGGCCGGATCGGTGCGGTGGGGCCGGTTCCGGGGTGGTACCGGGATCCACCTTGCTGCGGCGACGCCGTAGAGTACGGGCAGGCAGCCGTACGGAACGGGGGGCGGAGCCGCCGGATGACCACGACGACACCGCGGACCGCGATCCTGGGCGAGCCCGAACCGATCCCGCCCCAGCCCCGGCCCACGCACGCGAACACGCGCCGCCACCCCGTACGGGTCCTCGCCGCCACGCTCTGCGTCCTCCTCGGCAGCGGCCTCGTCGGCGGGGCCGCCCTCACCACCTGGGCCGAACACCGCGCCGCGGCCCGTCCCCTCCCCGCCGACGCCGTCTACCGCAAGGCCGGGTCGCTGTGGCGTGCCGCCCCCGTCGACAGCCTGCTCCCGCCCGTCCTGACCGGCCCCTCCGCCGGCCCCGGCGGCTCCGACCGCACCTGGACCCGGATCGCGCTCGCCCCCGACGCCGACTGCCCGGCAGCCCTCGCCGCCGACTGGCAGGCCCTGCTGGCCGCCACCGGCTGCACCCGCGTGCTGCGCGCCACCTACACCGACGCCACCCGAAGCTCGCTGATCACCGTCGGCATGGTCTTCACCCCCGCCGACGCCCCCACGATGACCGCCCTCAAGGGCCGGATCCCCGCTCCGCCCGCGTACGGGTTCACCGACGCGCAGCGCGGCGCCTGGGCCGCCTCCGTACTCACCGAGGCACCCGTCGTCGTCTACACCGTCTCCGCCTTCGCCGACGGCCGAGCCCTGGACGGGCCCCGCCCCGCCGCGGACCTGATGAAGAAGGACGCCACGGGAGCCGCCGCCCAGGCCGGTCTCGGCCACGAGGCCCAGGCGCTCGCCGACCGCGTCGGCCACGGCCTCGCCTTCCTCGCCGCACCGCCCGCACCGCCCGCCACACCCACCCCGGAGCCCACCCGATGATCCGCCGGGCCTCGGGGCAGGCGGCCGCCGCCCTGCTCGCCGCGACCCTCCTCGTGTCCGCCACCGCGACCCCCGCCGCCGCCGACAACATCCGCGACCGCCAGTGGGGCCTGCTGGCCCTGCGCGCCGAGGAGGCCTGGGGCACCACCCGGGGCGCCGGAGTGACCGTCGCCGTCCTGGACACCGGCGTCGACGAGTCCCATCCCGACCTCTCCGGCCAGGTTCTTCCCGGCACCGACCTCATCGGCATGGGAGCCGGCCCCGGCGACCGCGCCTGGGCCCGCCACGGAACGGCCATGGCCAGCATCATCGCCGGGCACGGCCACGGCCCCAGCCGCGGCCAGGGTGTCCTCGGCATGGCCCCGCAGGCACGGATCCTGCCCGTCCGGGTGATTCTCGAAGAGGGCGAC
Proteins encoded in this window:
- a CDS encoding haloacid dehalogenase-like hydrolase, with the translated sequence MQRKWAAPLALAAVTGSGLLAAPPAQAAHTPCPKVTVGSGWYGDNQARLQQLIDRYGSCSPYRPNRAKPVAVFDWDNTVVKNDVGDATMFWLLRNGRIRQPAAGDWSTTSRHLTPAATEALTDACGALARPGAPLPTGTPAGAGCADEINAVYGTAATRAGAPAFTGWDRRTTEPSYAWLPQLMQGWTAREIRGFAAAARTENLAAPVGATQRVGTTTTATGWVRYYDQQKDLIKGLQKAGFDVWISSASPQPVVEVWAQGTGIEADHVIGIRNTTTYGGKFTAHLQGCGTVRDGADTMITYIDGKRCWINKEVFGVRGAAAEKVQPAARRQVFAAGDSDTDISFLRDATALRLVVNRNKNELMCRAYDNSDGRWIVNPMFIEPKKRKADPYPCATTGYVDHDGTKGPVLRGDRSVVPDQTDSVY
- a CDS encoding glutamine synthetase family protein, with product MVDRKPPLAPEELRSLVASGEIDTVVLAFPDMQGRLQGKRFAAQFFLDEVLEHGTEGCNYLLAVDTDMNTVDGYEMSSWDRGYGDFAMHPDLATLRRIPWNPGSAFLLADLAWNDGSPVVAAPRQILRRQLERLAEAGYTAMVGTELEFMVFQDTYEQAWNSGYRGLTPANQYNIDYSVLGTGRIEPLLRRIRNEMQAAGLIVESAKGECNLGQHEIAFRYDEALTTCDQHSVYKTGAKEIASQEGVSLTFMAKFDEREGNSCHIHLSLADADGHNAMAGDGPGGMSPVMRHFLAGQLAALRDFSLLYAPNINSYKRFRPGSFAPTAVAWGVDNRTCALRVVGHGRSMRFENRLPGGDVNPYLAVAGLVAAGLYGIENRLELPEACGGNAYTADYAHVPATLREAAELWENSEIAKAAFGPEVVAHYRNMARVELDAYDSAVTDWELRRSFERL
- a CDS encoding aldehyde dehydrogenase family protein, which translates into the protein MSDALEVLNPATEETVAVVPAATRDDVDAAVTRAAAAQRAWAAAAPADRARLLRRFAAVVDGHIEELARLEVREAGHTIGNARWEAGNVRDLLDFAAGGVERLSGRQIPVAGGIDITFLEPLGVIGVIAPWNFPMPIAAWGLAPALAAGNAVILKPAETTPLTALRLAELALEAGIPEHLFQVLPGRGDVAGDALVEHPGVAKIVFTGSTRVGKQIMAKCADRVKRVTLELGGKSPNIVFADADLEAAAAAAPMAFLDNTGQDCCARTRILVQRSAYDRFLELVAPGIAAVTVGDPLDEKTQMGPLISRTQLDRVRSFVTDDLTAIRGTAPEGPGFWYPPTLVTDVAPTAPVAAEEVFGPVAVVLPFEDEEDAVRLANATEYGLSGSLWTRDVGRALRVSRAVAAGNLSVNSHSSVRYWTPFGGYKQSGLGRELGPDALTAFTETKNVFISTEA
- a CDS encoding 3-oxoacyl-ACP reductase, with amino-acid sequence MSNEEIICRRLVGRTAVITGAGSGIGLATARRLASEGANVVCADIDETAGKAAAEEVGGLFVKVDVTSPEEVEALFKAAFDTYGSVDIAFNNAGISPPDDDSILTTGLEAWKRVQDVNLTSVYLCCKAALPYMQRQGRGSIINTASFVAIMGAATSQISYTASKGGVLAMSRELGVQFAREGIRVNALCPGPVNTPLLQELFAKDPERAARRLVHIPLGRFAEPTEIAAAVAFLASDDSSFINATDFLVDGGISGAYVTPL
- a CDS encoding FadR/GntR family transcriptional regulator encodes the protein MTDTASEGGATARLNPVLRQVRAGNGFEEALEQILQVVRLGLVPGGERLPPERELAERMGISRVTLREVLKVLQDQGLVEARRGRYGGTFVLPRPDTPAGGAEEELRRRVAGVDIEDVLRFREVLEVGAAGLCASQGLTEEGTERLLGALAATHDAPLADYRRQDTLFHLTLCELAGSATLTAQYAAVRATVNDLLDCIPLLVRNLEHSQQQHSTLVEAVLEGDATGARETMREHCCGTAALLRGFLT
- a CDS encoding amino acid deaminase/aldolase, whose product is MNSPATDRARYDRATAHLDAPLAIVDLDAFDANADDLVRRAAGKPVRVASKSVRCRALLERVLARPGFAGIMSYTLAESLWLARSGFEDVLLAYPSADRAGFGELAGDAKLAGAVTVMVDDLAQLDLIDAARDGGAEEVRVCLELDTSLQLLGGRVRIGARRSPLREPEQLAGLARVVADRPGFRVVGLMAYEGHVAGVGDSLAGRPLRSRTIRLMQGAARRELAARRAEVVRAVRAVVPDLEFVNGGGTGSVQQTAAEDAVTEIAAGSGLYMPRLFDNYTSFSGRPAALFAQPVVRRPGVGVVTVLGGGYPASGAAGADRLPVPYLPQGLRYDPQEGAGEVQTPLLGSPADDLLIGDRVWFRHAKAGELCERFDTLHLVEGDRVTGSVPTYRGEGRTFL
- a CDS encoding GNAT family N-acetyltransferase produces the protein MWELARSWVEGWTVSRRVPKPVDTPWGLSVRVGLPTQTVRHVLLDADAAAARGLVGGITEPATWIKAFVAPDVMEPWFPPEWEPTDPGFLMAVDLRPSVVRPPDGYTVTTGTADGVVGVRVLTAGGELAARGRIGLAGAACVFDQIITEEAHQRRGLGTVVMGALTGAAVENGAATGILGATVQGRALYETLDWKVLAPLTGFVHKPVTRI